Proteins from a single region of Lepus europaeus isolate LE1 chromosome 4, mLepTim1.pri, whole genome shotgun sequence:
- the MSC gene encoding musculin: MSTGSVSDPEEMELRGLKRGYPAPASKRPPLRGAELSYVSPSDNSSADEEDPDGEEERGTGGCKRKRPRAAAGSGAGGGAGGGGGKKPLPPKGSAAECKQSQRNAANARERARMRVLSKAFSRLKTSLPWVPPDTKLSKLDTLRLASSYIAHLRQLLQEDRYENGYVHPVNLTWPFVVSGRPDPDTKEVSAANRLCGTTA; this comes from the exons ATGTCCACGGGCTCGGTGAGCGACCCCGAGGAGATGGAGTTGCGGGGGCTGAAGCGGGGGTACCCGGCTCCCGCCTCCAAGAGGCCGCCCCTCCGCGGCGCCGAGCTCAGCTACGTCTCGCCCAGTGACAACTCGTCTGCGGACGAAGAGGACCCCGACGGTGAGGAGGAGCGCGGCACCGGAGGCTGCAAAAGGAAGCGGCCTCGTGCGGCTGCGGGAAGCGGCGCAGGTGGAGGtgccgggggcggcggcggcaagAAGCCCCTCCCGCCCAAAGGCTCGGCAGCCGAGTGCAAGCAGTCGCAGCGGAACGCGGCCAACGCCCGCGAGCGCGCCCGGATGCGCGTGCTGAGCAAAGCCTTCTCCAGGCTCAAGACCagcctgccctgggtgcccccggaCACCAAGCTCTCCAAGCTGGACACGCTGCGGCTGGCTTCCAGTTACATCGCGCACCTGCGGCAGCTGCTGCAAGAGGACCGCTACGAGAACGGCTACGTGCACCCGGTGAACCTG ACATGGCCATTTGTGGTCTCTGGACGACCGGACCCTGACACCAAAGAAGTTTCCGCAGCCAACAGACTCTGTGGAACCACCGCTTAG